The Benincasa hispida cultivar B227 chromosome 11, ASM972705v1, whole genome shotgun sequence genome has a segment encoding these proteins:
- the LOC120091778 gene encoding polyadenylate-binding protein 7, translating to MAAVSQTTVHASPASLYVGDLHPDVTDGQLFDAFSGFKSLASVRICRDSSTGRSLSYGYVNFISPQDATNAMEVMNHSMLNGRAIRVMWSRRDADARKSGIGNVFVKNLSDSINSLGLQELFKKFGNVLSSKVATSDDGKSKGYGFVQFESEDSANAAIESLNGFTIGDKQIYVGKFVRKSDRVLANADVKYTNLYVKNLDPEIGEEHLQEKFSEFGKISSMIVSRDENGVSRGFGFINFDNPDDAKRALETLNGSQLGSKVIYIARAQKKTEREEVLRRHYEEKCKEQVLKYKGSNVYVKNIDDGVTDEELRERFSQFGTITSSKLMRDDKGINKGFGFVCFSNPDEAKRAVNTLQGCMFHGKPLYLAIAQRKEDRQMQLKLQFAQRLAGIPGPSTTIFPGGYTPYYYPAPGVVPPVPSRPGLMFQPLGMRPGWRANTYTSPARPGFQPSPVPIIPNASRQPRQNRGKMNGPLLSHQNGVQSVSYMQNSQDANQSIVTAKSSGNQQVKYVPNARPCETNKASGAASAAAFNSAVGDVSQGSQILSSMLASSPPDQQKQILGEHLYPLVQKRKPDLAAKITGMLLEMDNSELLLLLESPESLAAKVEEAVQVLKISKTKLSNQDTLNFLPAELAVN from the exons ATGGCGGCAGTTTCTCAGACGACGGTTCATGCCTCTCCGGCTTCCCTTTACGTCGGCGACCTTCATCCTGACGTCACTGATGGCCAGCTCTTTGATGCTTTCTCCGGATTCAAGAGCCTCGCCTCTGTTCGTATCTGTAGAGATTCCTCCACTGGACGTTCTCTATCTTATGGCTATGTCAATTTCATTTCTCCTCAAGAtg CAACCAATGccatggaggtaatgaatcacAGTATGCTGAATGGAAGAGCGATTCGAGTCATGTGGTCACGTCGGGATGCTGATGCAAGAAAGAGTGGAATTGGAAACGTGTTTGTTAAG AACTTGAGCGATTCAATCAATAGTTTAGGACTTCAAGAGCTATTTAAGAAATTTGGAAATGTTCTGTCCAGCAAAGTTGCCACATCCGATGATGGGAAGAGCAAAGGATATGGCTTTGTTCAATTTGAGTCTGAGGATTCTGCAAATGCTGCCATAGAGTCACTGAATGGTTTTACCATTGGGGATAAGCAGAT ATATGTTGGAAAGTTTGTCAGGAAGAGTGATCGAGTTTTGGCCAATGCTGATGTTAAATATACCAATTTGTATGTGAAAAATCTTGACCCTGAGATTGGGGAAGAGCATTTGCAGGAAAAATTCTCTGAGTTTGGAAAAATTTCCAGCATGATTGTTTCAAGGGATGAGAATGGGGTGTCAAGGGGTTTTGGCTTTATTAACTTTGACAACCCAGATGATGCCAAACGGGCATTGGAAACACTTAATGGATCGCAACTTG GTTCGAAGGTTATCTACATTGCGAGGGCACAAAAGAAGACCGAACGTGAGGAAGTATTACGTCGTCATTATGAAGAGAAATGTAAGGAGCAAGTGTTAAAATACAAG GGATCAAATGTGTATGTGAAGAACATTGATGATGGTGTTACTGATGAAGAACTAAGAGAACGTTTTAGCCAATTTGGCACCATCACTTCATCAAAACTTATGCGAGATGATAAGGGAATAAACAAAGGGTTTGGATTTGTCTGCTTCTCCAATCCTGATGAAGCTAAAAGAGCCGTGAACACTTTGCAAG GATGTATGTTTCACGGGAAGCCACTCTATTTGGCTATAGCACAAAGAAAAGAGGATAGACAAATGCAATTGAAGCTTCAGTTTGCACAGCGGCTGGCAGGGATACCTGGACCGTCAACTACAATTTTTCCCGGTGGATACACACCTTATTACTACCCAGCACCAGGTGTTGTTCCACCAGTACCATCTCGTCCAGGTCTGATGTTTCAGCCTTTAGGAATGAGGCCTGGGTGGAGAGCTAATACTTACACATCTCCTGCAAGACCTGGCTTTCAACCTTCTCCTGTACCTATT ATTCCGAATGCTTCGAGGCAACCCAGGCAAAACAGAGGCAAAATGAATGGACCTCTGCTTTCTCATCAAAATGGAGTCCAATCTGTCTCTTATATGCAAAATTCACAAGATGCCAATCAATCAATAGTTACTGCAAAATCATCCGGCAATCAACAG GTTAAGTATGTCCCAAATGCTCGCCCATGCGAAACGAACAAAGCTTCTGGAGCCGCGTCAGCTGCTGCTTTTAATTCTGCTGTTGGAGATGTCTCTCAGGGATCACAAATACTGAGCAGCATGCTTGCTTCCTCTCCCCCAGACCAACAGAAACAGATCCTTGGGGAGCATCTTTACCCCTTAGTCCAAAAACGCAAG CCGGACCTTGCTGCGAAGATTACAGGAATGCTTCTGGAGATGGACAACTCGGAATTACTGCTCCTGTTAGAGTCACCTGAATCTCTGGCTGCCAAGGTTGAAGAAGCAGTGCAGGTGCTTAAGATCTCAAAGACTAAGCTTTCCAACCAAGACACACTCAATTTCTTACCAGCTGAGCTTGCAGTTAACTGA